A region from the Chitinophaga sp. Cy-1792 genome encodes:
- a CDS encoding helix-turn-helix domain-containing protein: MEVASKPQQIPVYRLEDCTDDFPFLMCRMTGDDPVAEEFAIPHRHTGYSIDIIIKGSIHQSVDFRQHEVTAPAIMLMEPDQVHLHRMSPDCEAICIYFTEEFLASELLGVVSCWRCIFGSGVIPLNEEQLEELLSYAHLIEREYESSRIRREEIIRNLLNAFIIACGRISEPVTRESDKIWLNVESSQYNMARQFKVLVDQHYREKPQVSDYAEMLFVTPGHLNDTVKALMGRNAKYVIDEKRILEAKRLLYWGEHSVKQIAAHLNFEDDAYFNRFFKKHTGQTPAVFQRESREKYN; this comes from the coding sequence ATGGAAGTAGCCAGCAAACCGCAACAAATACCCGTTTATCGTTTGGAAGATTGTACAGATGATTTTCCTTTCCTGATGTGCAGGATGACAGGAGATGATCCTGTGGCGGAAGAATTTGCCATACCACATCGACACACGGGGTATAGTATAGATATTATTATAAAAGGTAGTATTCACCAGTCGGTGGATTTCAGGCAGCATGAGGTAACCGCACCGGCGATTATGCTGATGGAGCCTGATCAGGTGCACCTGCACCGGATGTCGCCAGACTGTGAGGCTATCTGTATCTATTTTACCGAGGAGTTCCTCGCATCCGAGTTGTTGGGAGTGGTGAGCTGCTGGCGCTGTATTTTTGGTTCCGGGGTTATTCCCTTAAATGAAGAACAACTGGAGGAGTTACTCTCATATGCCCATCTGATTGAGCGGGAATATGAGAGTAGCCGTATCCGGAGAGAGGAGATTATACGTAACCTGCTGAATGCCTTTATTATAGCATGTGGTCGTATATCCGAGCCCGTTACCCGTGAATCCGATAAGATCTGGCTGAATGTAGAAAGCAGTCAATATAATATGGCCCGCCAGTTTAAAGTACTGGTAGACCAGCATTATCGGGAGAAGCCGCAGGTTTCGGATTATGCTGAAATGTTATTTGTTACACCCGGACACCTCAATGATACCGTAAAAGCCCTGATGGGAAGAAATGCGAAATACGTGATAGATGAGAAGCGTATTCTGGAAGCAAAACGGTTACTGTATTGGGGAGAACACTCTGTGAAGCAGATTGCTGCGCACCTGAATTTTGAGGACGATGCCTATTTTAACCGGTTTTTTAAGAAGCATACCGGACAAACTCCGGCAGTGTTTCAACGAGAAAGCCGTGAAAAGTACAATTAA
- a CDS encoding Rrf2 family transcriptional regulator, whose translation MNNGRFPISLHILTLLARAKGELLPSDLIAGSINCNPVLVRKEISNLRNHGLIESKEGKNGGATLAKPAETILLADIYNAVKQSSLLGNSRNMPNPDCSVGKQINLHLDNLYAEVEGALIKKLQHISLDDFSSQFE comes from the coding sequence ATGAATAACGGCAGATTTCCCATATCACTTCATATTCTGACCCTGCTCGCCAGGGCCAAAGGGGAATTATTGCCCTCCGATCTCATCGCTGGCAGTATTAACTGTAACCCCGTACTGGTACGTAAAGAAATCAGTAACCTCCGCAACCATGGCCTTATAGAAAGCAAGGAAGGTAAAAACGGCGGCGCCACACTCGCCAAACCAGCCGAAACCATCCTGCTAGCCGATATTTATAATGCCGTAAAACAGTCTTCCCTCCTGGGAAACAGCAGAAATATGCCTAATCCGGACTGCTCCGTAGGAAAACAAATAAACCTGCATCTTGATAACCTTTATGCCGAAGTAGAAGGCGCGCTTATTAAGAAATTACAGCATATCTCCCTGGACGACTTCAGCAGCCAGTTCGAATAA
- a CDS encoding efflux RND transporter periplasmic adaptor subunit, whose product MKPLRSTLTSLPAGLLYSFIVLSVLSGCSTSQAKTDVPPPAALPVIKAVTLPATTFQDFSASVEGTRDVEIRPQVDGYLTNISIDEGDYVRKGQTLFTIDRRPYVEQLNNATANLQAATAALENAQINVDKLKPLLSNNVVSDVQLKSAEASYNSAKANVAQAQAQVEAARINLGFTNITAPSDGYVGSIPFKTGSLIGRGMAGALTTISEVKDMRVYFSLSETDFLKFKEKYPGNSVAEKVKGMPEVELILADGSVYPEKGKVETVEGQFDKTIGAISLRASFPNAQGILRSGSTGKVRVPTLHASALVIPQEATFELQDKVFIYTVADSNKIVTKPLTISGKTSNYYFVTDGVKEGDKIVLSSQSTMMMGGLKDGVVIQPQMVSIDSLLKAKPLL is encoded by the coding sequence ATGAAACCATTGAGATCAACATTAACATCATTGCCGGCAGGCCTACTTTATAGCTTTATAGTTCTTTCAGTATTGTCTGGATGCAGTACATCACAGGCAAAAACAGATGTACCGCCACCAGCGGCATTACCTGTGATTAAAGCCGTTACATTACCGGCTACAACGTTTCAGGATTTTTCTGCTTCGGTAGAAGGAACCCGTGATGTGGAAATAAGACCGCAGGTAGACGGTTATCTGACGAATATATCAATAGATGAAGGCGATTACGTTAGAAAAGGTCAAACACTTTTCACAATCGACAGAAGGCCATATGTAGAGCAACTCAACAATGCCACTGCAAATTTACAAGCTGCAACAGCGGCATTAGAGAATGCACAAATCAACGTTGATAAATTGAAACCGCTACTTAGTAATAATGTGGTATCAGATGTTCAATTAAAATCGGCGGAAGCAAGTTACAATTCAGCGAAAGCCAATGTTGCCCAGGCACAGGCCCAGGTGGAAGCCGCCCGTATCAATCTTGGGTTCACCAATATTACTGCACCCAGCGATGGTTATGTAGGTAGTATTCCCTTTAAAACAGGAAGCCTTATTGGCCGAGGAATGGCAGGCGCATTGACTACTATTTCTGAAGTAAAGGACATGCGTGTTTACTTTTCTTTAAGTGAAACCGATTTCCTCAAATTCAAGGAAAAATATCCAGGTAATAGTGTTGCTGAAAAAGTAAAAGGAATGCCAGAGGTGGAATTAATCCTGGCAGATGGCAGTGTTTATCCTGAAAAAGGAAAAGTTGAAACAGTGGAAGGGCAGTTTGACAAAACTATTGGTGCAATTAGTTTACGTGCCAGCTTTCCTAATGCACAGGGAATACTTAGAAGTGGAAGTACCGGTAAAGTGAGAGTACCTACGTTACATGCTTCTGCATTGGTAATTCCTCAGGAGGCCACGTTTGAATTGCAGGACAAAGTATTCATTTATACCGTGGCCGATAGTAATAAAATCGTTACAAAACCACTTACCATTTCCGGCAAAACGTCTAATTATTATTTTGTTACGGATGGCGTAAAGGAGGGGGATAAGATTGTATTATCTTCTCAATCTACCATGATGATGGGTGGTTTAAAAGATGGTGTTGTTATTCAGCCACAGATGGTATCTATAGATAGTTTGTTGAAAGCAAAGCCATTGCTTTAA
- the msrA gene encoding peptide-methionine (S)-S-oxide reductase MsrA, with amino-acid sequence MRKYLLFVLLLTMALSACAQNKKTKSAAKEKVNEDMELKNNPHLQAATFGAGCFWCSEAQFQTLEGVVKVESGFSGGTVPNPSYEDVCTGTTGHAEVIEVTYDTTKISYDELLQAFWVSHDPTQLNRQGNDVGTQYRSVIFYHNQEQKEKAEYYKKKLQESGAWSKPIVTEIAPFKVFYKAEDYHQNYYNQNGNEPYCHYVIQPKLEKFKKVFADHLKKQ; translated from the coding sequence ATGCGAAAATACTTATTATTCGTTCTACTGCTAACAATGGCGCTGTCTGCATGCGCTCAGAATAAAAAAACTAAATCTGCTGCTAAAGAAAAAGTCAACGAAGATATGGAATTAAAAAATAACCCCCATCTTCAGGCTGCAACTTTTGGCGCAGGATGCTTCTGGTGTTCCGAAGCACAGTTTCAGACCCTGGAAGGGGTAGTAAAGGTAGAATCCGGATTTTCAGGTGGTACTGTACCCAATCCTTCCTATGAAGATGTTTGTACCGGCACCACCGGCCATGCAGAAGTCATCGAAGTGACCTACGATACGACTAAAATCAGCTACGATGAGTTATTACAGGCATTCTGGGTAAGCCACGACCCTACCCAGCTAAACCGTCAGGGCAACGACGTAGGTACCCAATATCGCTCTGTTATCTTCTACCATAACCAGGAACAAAAAGAAAAAGCAGAATATTACAAAAAGAAACTGCAGGAATCCGGCGCCTGGAGCAAGCCCATCGTGACCGAAATTGCACCTTTTAAAGTTTTTTATAAAGCGGAAGATTATCACCAGAATTATTACAATCAGAATGGTAATGAACCTTATTGCCACTATGTAATTCAGCCTAAACTTGAAAAATTTAAAAAAGTATTCGCTGATCACCTTAAAAAGCAGTAA
- a CDS encoding endonuclease MutS2: MQLEFDKVQELLSEHCKTELGKQMASELRLHTHIDYVRTALQQAHEYKQLTLLQEHFPNDFVLNLKTELRLLSIQGAVLSGEQVIHIRRLSESMHSITRFFDHDRKLQYSGLHQVIKDTYYEKKITALIDEVVDEVGQVRDNASQDLAKIRMSLFRKRSELRKVFDRVLQKLHKSNYLADQQEAFLNGRRVVAIYAEYKRQVKGIIHGESDTGKTTFLEPEDTIELNSEVQSLEREESREVYRILKQLTANLSNYSVLLNSYHDILGIYDFIRAKAKLALDMDGNFPMLVPHAEVHLVQAYHPLLLLYNRRNSKPTIPVNITLDKDNHILVISGPNAGGKTVTLKTVGLIQLMLQAGLLVPVHPTSQLGIFKQLMIHIGDTQSLEFELSTYSSHLKNMKYFMENANGRTLFFIDELGSGSDPNLGGAFAEVIMEELAKKHAFGIVTTHYLNLKVMANKVKGIINGAMGFDEQNLLPMYKLIVGKPGSSYTFSIAERIGLHPSLINRAKKLVDEGHFQLDKLLNKAEQDLQKVEGKEKDLQKLLKENERLKKEYEILADKERKNQQITFLKLQNKIKEDDLQYLKDMERKLKQIVVEWKRAEKNDDREKVMKQAEILLFRRREKQINEKLDKKVQDKFQEVGGNAQVGDQVKILTNRQVGKLIEIRDKRAIVQLGKIPINVKLSDLVVVQEKIAEEGNQ, encoded by the coding sequence ATGCAGTTGGAATTTGATAAAGTACAGGAGCTTCTCTCGGAGCACTGTAAAACGGAGCTTGGTAAGCAAATGGCTTCAGAACTCCGACTGCACACGCATATAGATTATGTCAGAACAGCCTTACAACAGGCACACGAATATAAACAGCTCACCCTTCTGCAAGAACATTTTCCGAATGATTTTGTGTTGAACCTGAAAACAGAATTAAGATTATTATCTATTCAGGGGGCTGTTTTATCCGGAGAACAAGTCATACATATCCGCCGCTTATCGGAGAGTATGCACAGTATTACACGTTTCTTTGACCATGACCGCAAGCTGCAATACAGTGGCCTGCACCAGGTAATAAAGGATACGTATTACGAGAAAAAAATTACCGCGCTGATCGATGAAGTGGTAGATGAGGTAGGACAGGTAAGGGACAATGCGAGCCAGGACCTGGCTAAGATCCGAATGTCACTTTTCCGTAAACGTAGTGAGTTACGCAAGGTTTTTGACCGCGTTTTGCAGAAATTGCATAAGTCGAACTACCTCGCCGACCAGCAGGAGGCTTTCCTTAACGGACGCCGTGTGGTAGCCATTTACGCGGAATATAAACGCCAGGTAAAAGGCATTATCCATGGTGAATCCGATACCGGAAAAACCACCTTCCTGGAGCCGGAAGATACCATCGAACTGAACAGTGAAGTACAGTCGCTGGAGCGTGAAGAAAGCAGAGAAGTGTACCGTATCCTCAAACAGCTGACTGCCAACCTGAGTAACTACAGTGTTTTGCTGAACAGCTATCATGACATCCTGGGGATTTACGATTTTATCCGTGCTAAAGCCAAGCTGGCACTGGATATGGACGGTAACTTCCCGATGCTGGTACCACATGCGGAGGTACATCTCGTACAGGCTTACCATCCGTTGTTGCTGTTGTATAACCGCAGGAACAGTAAGCCTACTATTCCGGTAAATATTACGCTGGACAAGGATAATCATATCCTGGTGATCAGCGGACCGAATGCCGGCGGTAAAACGGTGACACTGAAAACAGTAGGACTGATACAGCTGATGCTGCAGGCAGGCTTGCTGGTGCCGGTGCACCCGACATCCCAGTTAGGCATCTTCAAACAACTGATGATCCATATCGGGGATACACAGTCATTGGAATTTGAGTTGAGTACTTATTCTTCTCACCTCAAAAACATGAAATATTTCATGGAAAACGCCAATGGCAGAACATTGTTCTTTATAGATGAATTAGGTAGCGGTTCCGATCCTAACCTGGGTGGCGCCTTTGCGGAGGTAATCATGGAAGAACTGGCGAAGAAACATGCGTTCGGTATCGTTACCACGCACTATCTGAACCTGAAAGTGATGGCCAACAAAGTGAAAGGAATCATCAACGGGGCCATGGGCTTTGACGAACAGAACCTGTTACCGATGTATAAACTGATCGTCGGAAAGCCGGGAAGTTCCTATACGTTTTCCATTGCGGAGCGTATCGGGCTTCATCCTTCCCTGATTAACAGGGCCAAGAAACTGGTGGATGAAGGTCATTTTCAACTGGATAAGCTCCTGAACAAAGCCGAGCAGGACCTGCAGAAAGTAGAAGGTAAGGAGAAAGACCTCCAGAAACTGCTGAAGGAGAATGAAAGGCTGAAGAAGGAGTATGAGATCCTGGCGGATAAGGAACGCAAGAATCAGCAGATAACCTTTCTTAAATTGCAGAATAAAATTAAGGAAGATGACCTGCAGTATCTGAAAGATATGGAGCGTAAGCTGAAACAGATCGTGGTAGAATGGAAGCGAGCAGAGAAAAATGACGACCGCGAGAAAGTGATGAAGCAGGCAGAGATATTGTTGTTCCGACGTCGTGAGAAACAGATTAACGAAAAGTTAGATAAGAAAGTACAGGACAAGTTCCAGGAAGTGGGCGGAAATGCCCAGGTAGGCGACCAGGTGAAGATTCTCACTAACAGGCAGGTAGGTAAACTGATCGAGATCCGTGATAAGCGTGCGATCGTTCAGTTGGGAAAAATTCCTATCAATGTTAAGTTGAGCGACCTGGTGGTTGTCCAGGAAAAGATTGCCGAAGAGGGAAACCAATAA